The region GCGATCCCGCCTCTTCCCAAACAAAGAAAACGATTTCAAAAAAGCGGACAGCTGCACGCTTCGAAGCCTCACCACCCATTGTACCACATACCGCCTGGCAAGAACGGCATAAAGAAGGCACCCCGTCAAAACGACGGGATGCCGATTTTCGGACGTTTAGTTTTTGTACGCGCAATACGGACGCAGTTTGACACCGATCAGGCTGCCGAGGAAAGCAAAGACAAACCACGCCCAGCCGTGGGCGCTGAATGATGCAATGCCGCCGAAATACGCGCCGATGTTGCAGCCGAACGCCAGCCGGGCGCCGTATCCCATCATTAAACCGCCAATGAGCGCGCCGATCGTCATGCGCGTCGGACGCTTCCACTGAATCGGCTTTGTGTAGCGGCCCGCCAGCGCTGCCGCCAATAAGGCGCCGACCATCAAGCTGATGTCCATCACGGTCGTTGTATCGTAGTAGAGCGGCTTCGCGAGCGCCTGCCGTTTTGCTTCATCTTGCCAGTACGCCCAAGCGGTCGGATCGACGCCAAACAGCTGCACGAACTTCGCGCCCCAAAGGGCGAAAGCGGATGTAATGCCCCACGGCTTACCGCTAATCATCAGCACAAGTGCGTTCGTGGCCGCCAAAAGCAACGCCCCAACCAGAAGCGACCATGGCCCTTTGTAAATCGCTTTCCAGCCATGACGATTCTCAAGCGATGTAGCAACGAGTTGGCCATAGCGCCGTTTTTCCGCCACGGTCACCACATAGTAGACCGCTGCCAGCAAAACCAACTGAAGCCAAAACCCTCCCAAGACGCCGAACTCGCCAATGAACGAGAACGGCTCCCATTGCGGCATCTTCGCCCACACGTCAAAGTGGGCCGTCGCAATGACTGAGCCAGCGATGAACCCGATGAGCGTCACAATGCCGTTTGCATCGCCCCCGCCGATATGGTACAACGTCCCCGAGGCGCAGCCGTCGCCAAGCTGCATGCCGATGCCAAACAGGAAGGCGCCGACGATGACCGATACCCCGACACCAAATACATAACCTGACACCGGGTGCCCAAGAACGGACCCTTTCACGAGCAGCGGCAAAAACAGCGCGCTGGCCACAGCCATCATGATCATCTGTGCCCGAATGCCTTCCCCTTGACGGTACAAAATGAATTTCCTCCATGCCGAGGTAAAGCCAAAATGCGCCTGGTACAATACAAATCCACCAAACGCCCCTAACACGTACAAAAGCGCCTGTTGCCAAGAAACGCGGCTATATAAGAACAACGTTCCGCCGATCAAGATGAGGCAGGAAACCGCAATAATCCACGCAGTCGGATGTTTCGGGGCGTTCGCTGCTTGTTTCGTGCGAACGTCTCGTTGTTGTGCGGTCAACTCCATGATGCATCATCCCCCTTTTCCATTTTGTTCATCTACTTTATAATACTATAAAACTTATTTATTTTCTATGATTTAAACTACAAATGTTTCACCTCAGCGGCTGATCGGGTATAATGCAGACGAGCACTTTCTTAGGAAGGAGATTGGCATGTGGAACGAGTTTAAAAAATTCGCCGTCCGCGGCAATGTCATCGATTTAGCGGTCGGGGTCATTATCGGGGGAGCGTTCGGCAAAATCGTCTCCTCGCTCGTCAATGACATCATCATGCCGCTCGTCGGTTTGATTTTAGGCGGCATCAATTTCAGCGATTTGTCTTGGAAAGTCGGCAAGGCCGAAGTGAAATACGGGGCGTTTATTCAAACGGTCGTCGATTTTTTGATCATCGCTTTCTCCATCTTCCTGTTTGTCAAACTGATCAATACGTTGTACGAACGAATGAAAAAGCAGGAAGAGGTCAAAGAAACGGCACCGACGCTGACAAAGGAGGAGGAATTGCTGACGGAGATTCGCGATTTGTTAAAGCAGCAGCGTGAAACGATGTAAAAGCCTGTCCTCGGGGGTGGACAGGCTTTCATGGCACCGAAACTTCTCAGTCGGGTAATGGGATGGCTACGAACCCGAGAATCGCAGCCGTCCCACGATACCCGTTTTGATTGAAGCGCCGCTCTCCCATCAAAGCAGCCAGTATGCGAGCGGAGCGGTGAGGATGAGCGTCAATACGGTCCGCTCGAACCAGATGACAAGCAGCCTCGGCAAGCTGAGCGGAATTTCCGTAGACAAAATGCATGGGATGACAGCGGAAAAGAATAGGATCGCCGATACGGATACGACAGCAATAATGAATTTCGTGACAAGTGGAGCTTCGGTGACAAGCAAAGCCGGCAAAAACATTTCCGCGATTTCAATGGCCGATGCTTTCGCTGCCAACAGCGGCTCGGGAATTTGCAAGAGAAGGGTGAATGGATAGAATAAATAGCCCAACCAGTCAAACAATGGCGTATATTCAGCGAGCAACAGCCCAATCAGTCCAACGGACATAATGGAAGGCAAAATGCCCATCGTCATGATGAAACCATCACGCAAATTTTCCCATATATTCGCTCCAATCCCTTTTGACTGTCCTACCGCTTTCATCGCCTCAGACCAAGCTTGCTTCATATAGCTGCCCGTCACTTTTTGCCCCGGGTCTCCTTTGCCATCGTAATACTCGTCGCTCATGCGGCTCAGCGGCCAAAGCCGGGAGGTAAGCGCTGTGACGGCAAATGTGACAAGAAATGTCACCCAAAAATACGTGTTCCAGATCGACATGAGCCCTAATGT is a window of Geobacillus kaustophilus DNA encoding:
- a CDS encoding YeeE/YedE family protein yields the protein MELTAQQRDVRTKQAANAPKHPTAWIIAVSCLILIGGTLFLYSRVSWQQALLYVLGAFGGFVLYQAHFGFTSAWRKFILYRQGEGIRAQMIMMAVASALFLPLLVKGSVLGHPVSGYVFGVGVSVIVGAFLFGIGMQLGDGCASGTLYHIGGGDANGIVTLIGFIAGSVIATAHFDVWAKMPQWEPFSFIGEFGVLGGFWLQLVLLAAVYYVVTVAEKRRYGQLVATSLENRHGWKAIYKGPWSLLVGALLLAATNALVLMISGKPWGITSAFALWGAKFVQLFGVDPTAWAYWQDEAKRQALAKPLYYDTTTVMDISLMVGALLAAALAGRYTKPIQWKRPTRMTIGALIGGLMMGYGARLAFGCNIGAYFGGIASFSAHGWAWFVFAFLGSLIGVKLRPYCAYKN
- the mscL gene encoding large conductance mechanosensitive channel protein MscL; translation: MWNEFKKFAVRGNVIDLAVGVIIGGAFGKIVSSLVNDIIMPLVGLILGGINFSDLSWKVGKAEVKYGAFIQTVVDFLIIAFSIFLFVKLINTLYERMKKQEEVKETAPTLTKEEELLTEIRDLLKQQRETM